The Portunus trituberculatus isolate SZX2019 chromosome 50, ASM1759143v1, whole genome shotgun sequence genome includes the window CAGACGATGTCGCCGTAGACTGTAGGGTATAGTGAGTGATGCAGGAATAACATACATCTCACCTTGAAACCTTAGAGACACGTGGACACAATAACAAACCAgcgatttcttccttttcctgccggtaaaagtaaggaagtgtaaTGACCAAATATTGACGGAAGAATCGTTATGCAAGTACACCATATTCAGTAGAAAGGCGAGTGTTGGGCGGCTGAGCACCGGTGGCGTGGCGGCGTGGCGGCAGCGGTGTTTCGGGCAGGTGTGGTGAGAGTCACGGGCTTATAAACTGTGCATCGGCCACACCATCGTCAGAGACCAGCCGAGACTCGCTCAAGAAACATCCCTCAAGGTAACCAGCTGCTAACAACTCAcatccttccttgcctctcttaGTCATGCAAACCTTCATACCAACTGTGGCATAAACACATCCTATAATGAATACCTTGCTCAGAATAATTGTTGCAGTAAATACTCGAAATAAAGCATCTCTCAATGTAGCAACACATTAATACGTAGTAactgtaataaaaagaaaatagttatgATATTGAACTCCTTGTTAAGAATAATTGTTTCATTTCGTATCAGTGGATCATCAAAATAATCACGCTTCTCAGTATGCAATGTGCTCTAACTTTCCTCCCCATTGTCTCCTGAGAAGATGGTGTCCCGCTGCGTGAGTGTGGctgtggcggtgctggtggtggtggccgctgTGACCGCCGAGCCAGGCTTTATCAAGATTAAGGGACGGTGCCGGCCACATGTGCGCTACGTCCCTTACTACAAGACTATAGTCAACAAGGTCAGTAGTGCCTCCGTGGTGCCTCCTCTAgccttcacctctctcctcGTTTTGTGTCTCTTACAGGAAGCTCTACAATCTATTTAGTTTGATATAATAGAAAGGTCTTGCTAATTGTCCTCTCTCCTTGGCGCTCATCAGTAGTGCCTCAGGAAGCTTCACCTTTTACACGGTCTGGTCTGATACGAAAGTCTAATACTCGTACAGTGCCATAGTTACACGAGGTAATTACCTGTTCACCAAGTGATATGTTGTTCCAGATACCAGTCTACCACACAGTCTACAAGGAGAAGGTGGTGCCCTCCCCCATCCACAAGACCGTGTACAAGACGCAGTACGAGCCACAGTACCAAACAAAGTACGTGCCCAAGTACGTAACCAAGTCCGTGTACAACACAGACGTGGAGTACATCACCAAGTACGACGTGAAGTACCAGACCAAGTATGAGACGAAGTACGTGCCGCAGTACAAGACAGTGGTGAAGACTGAGCACACTTATAAGACTGTGTGCCCGAAGACTCCCTACAACCCGTCGTACTGAGGAAAGCAGCGAGGGTAGCGAGGCTCAGGAAGGCCCTGGTAGTCTGTTGCTGGTAGTAGTGGCCGCTGCTCCGCCGTCTCACCTCAACTCAACACTTTTCCTCTCCCGGCCAgtctttgttttgtctgttttatgTTTGCCCAATAAATACTTAAGTTGAAACCTGTAGTGGTGTCAATGCTTCTTGTGTTGTGTGGCTCAGGAAAGTATTTTGGAGTgagttgttggtggtggggtGTTTAGGTGAGGTGGACGCCATGTTGAGgattggaaaggaaagagagatgattGAATTGAAATGAGATGTAGATTAGTtcccattttttattcatcattcataATCATTCTCATTAATAACTTCAAAGCAAGACAAAAGTATTCAGTCATCCTTGAGTTATTTATGTCTCTTCTCAGTTCATTTCCAGCAAGAGTTATTCATTTCATCGTTCCAACCAAGAACATCAACAAGAGACAACAAAAAGGAATAATTAATCCCACTGAAGACGCGTCCTaaagaaaactttccataaaaatattcagaataacgagaaatgtcttgaagccACCTTCTTGAAATGTCCCTAACTCTCTCGTTTACTCATTACACCCTTAATTGCTTTGATCCCTCATCTGGCTTATCAAAAACGATTTGTTGCAAGTTTAAAGTATAATTCTCAAAGACCTCCAGCTTCAAAAGGAGTAAGGTAGTTGCTGAAACATTCTGGTGCATGTGTTGTCTTATCTTGGTTCAGTAGAGACGCCAAGGGTTGCTGAGGTGAAGTGACAAGGCGTGGTACCATTAGCAGGTCAAGTGGTCGTCAGTTGTTAAGGAAAGCGGTTATGGATTCTATAGTGCGAGGGTTTGTGATGCTCTCTATTTCGCCTTTGTTTACTttattgtgacttttttttttataccatgtgggcttttcacgggaatttatgggctaaaggggataattattaagggtacctcctatttcaaagcccacccgctaggaaaccgttgccccgagtgaggaagcccaacctacactcagaccgtagacaggattcgaacccgtgcgcttggagacccctcggatcccaaagcacacacggatccactgtaccacggcggcccactTGAGAGATTTAGTTATTAGAGCATATGcatttatgtatatgtgtatgcatatatgtatgtatgtatgtacgtatgtgtgtatgtatgtacgtatgtattttgtatgcatgtgtgtatgtatgtatgtaattttcTTCAAAAGGtagatatgttttttttgtgcTATAGgagaaaccagccaagggcaaaaaattgattgaaaaaaaggcccacttgaaatgctggttcccttaaagattgaaatagaattagccaaaaatctgggacaaatgACTTGAAAGGGTTACTTAATGTACGTATATCCTAAACCTGAATGTATTGCAGTTTCTCGTCCACTAATGAAAGTTTaaatgtttatgtatgtgtgtgagtctatttatgtatgtatgtatgtatatgtatctatgcatgtatgtacaGCAAGAAAGTGTATAAGAAACAATAAACTACAAAACTTCCAATGAAAGTGAAAGGTGTTGACGCCAGTGTCGGTGTTTGACTAGCgaacacagaagagagaggaggataaacaCAGAAATAGGCAGAAAACTGGAACAAACAACCTCTTGACTGAGAAAACCGTGACGTCTGACGAGAGGCAAGGCATCCATCCAGGCGAGAAAGGGCGTGGCAGGTGCTTCCTCAGGGCCCGCTCTGGACTTCCTGGCTGCAACTCATGTGTGATAGACGGTGGTTGCTGAACGCCT containing:
- the LOC123499714 gene encoding adhesive plaque matrix protein-like, encoding MVSRCVSVAVAVLVVVAAVTAEPGFIKIKGRCRPHVRYVPYYKTIVNKIPVYHTVYKEKVVPSPIHKTVYKTQYEPQYQTKYVPKYVTKSVYNTDVEYITKYDVKYQTKYETKYVPQYKTVVKTEHTYKTVCPKTPYNPSY